In the genome of Actinomadura graeca, one region contains:
- a CDS encoding response regulator transcription factor: protein MRVLVVEDERLLADAIAEWLRDDAHAVDLAYDGAAALERAGVHDYDVVVLDRDLPLVHGDDVCRELVRGDGAARVLMLTAAAEITDRVAGLGLGADDYLTKPFAFPELAARVLALGRRARPAAPPVLRRAGITLDPARREVFRDGRYVPLAKKEFAVLTELLLADGAVVSAERLLEKAWDEHADPFTGAVRLAVLKLRRKLAEPPVVETVKGAGYRIP, encoded by the coding sequence ATGCGGGTACTGGTGGTGGAGGACGAGCGGCTGCTCGCCGACGCGATAGCGGAGTGGCTGCGCGACGACGCGCACGCCGTCGACCTGGCCTACGACGGGGCGGCGGCCCTGGAGCGCGCCGGCGTCCACGACTACGACGTCGTCGTGCTGGACCGGGACCTGCCGCTCGTGCACGGCGACGACGTCTGCCGCGAGCTGGTCCGCGGGGACGGGGCGGCGCGGGTGCTGATGCTCACCGCCGCCGCCGAGATCACCGACCGGGTCGCGGGGCTCGGGCTCGGCGCCGACGACTACCTCACCAAGCCGTTCGCGTTCCCGGAGCTGGCGGCCCGCGTCCTCGCGCTCGGCCGGCGGGCGCGCCCCGCCGCGCCGCCGGTGCTGCGCCGCGCCGGGATCACCCTGGACCCGGCACGCCGCGAGGTCTTCCGGGACGGCCGGTACGTGCCGCTGGCGAAGAAGGAGTTCGCCGTGCTCACCGAGCTGCTGCTCGCGGACGGCGCGGTCGTCTCCGCGGAGCGGCTGCTGGAGAAGGCGTGGGACGAGCACGCCGACCCGTTCACCGGCGCGGTGCGGCTGGCCGTCCTGAAGCTGCGCCGCAAGCTCGCCGAGCCGCCGGTCGTCGAGACCGTCAAGGGGGCGGGGTACCGGATCCCATGA
- a CDS encoding sensor histidine kinase — protein sequence MIGPRRITLRHPSLRARLTLTYGGLFLVAGLVLLGVTYALFDQQMSREGTKVLARTSLPSPGATGSTGNTGNTGGTGGTGRPVPAGTTPSGQEGPGAIDDLEGWMKGQRKDVREAATTSLITQGSIALLLVGGVAAGFGWLIAGQVLAPLHRVTETARRIAVAPAADRGLHERIALSGPDDEVKRLADTFDTMVERLDRSFDGQRRFVANASHELRTPLTLGRALVEVAMHRRSASADVLQLGETLLQINARHERLIAGLLLLARSENEITGRAPVDLADVVGHVAAQTAAEAEEAGVDVRAEPGEAVTSGDALLLERVVQNLVENGIRHNSGPGGWVRVRSRTGGGRAVLEVVNSGRAVPPYEIPALFEPFRRLGSDRVVTAKGAGLGLSIVQSIVRAHGGTVTADPGRDGGLRVTVRLPSP from the coding sequence ATGATCGGACCTCGGCGGATCACGCTGCGCCACCCGTCGCTCCGGGCCCGGCTGACGCTCACCTACGGCGGGCTGTTCCTCGTCGCGGGCCTCGTCCTGCTCGGTGTCACCTACGCGCTGTTCGACCAGCAGATGTCCCGCGAGGGTACGAAGGTGCTCGCGCGGACCTCCCTGCCCTCGCCGGGCGCCACCGGAAGCACCGGGAACACCGGGAACACCGGCGGGACGGGGGGCACCGGGCGGCCCGTCCCGGCCGGGACGACACCGTCCGGCCAGGAGGGGCCCGGGGCCATCGACGACCTGGAAGGCTGGATGAAAGGGCAGCGCAAGGACGTGCGCGAGGCCGCGACGACCTCGCTGATCACGCAGGGGTCGATCGCGCTGCTGCTCGTCGGCGGCGTCGCGGCGGGCTTCGGCTGGCTGATCGCGGGGCAGGTCCTCGCGCCGCTGCACCGGGTGACCGAGACGGCGCGGCGGATCGCGGTGGCGCCCGCCGCCGACCGCGGGCTGCACGAGCGGATCGCGCTGAGCGGGCCCGACGACGAGGTCAAGCGGCTCGCCGACACCTTCGACACGATGGTCGAGCGGCTCGACCGGTCCTTCGACGGGCAGCGCCGCTTCGTCGCGAACGCCTCGCACGAGCTGCGCACCCCGCTCACGCTCGGCCGGGCGCTGGTCGAGGTCGCCATGCACCGCCGGTCGGCGTCCGCGGACGTCCTGCAGCTCGGCGAGACGCTGCTGCAGATCAACGCGCGGCACGAGCGCCTGATCGCGGGGCTGCTGCTGCTCGCCCGGTCCGAGAACGAGATCACCGGCCGGGCGCCGGTGGACCTCGCCGACGTCGTCGGGCACGTGGCGGCGCAGACCGCCGCGGAGGCGGAGGAGGCCGGGGTGGACGTCCGGGCGGAGCCGGGCGAGGCCGTCACGTCCGGTGACGCGCTCCTGCTCGAACGGGTCGTGCAGAACCTGGTCGAGAACGGCATCCGGCACAACTCCGGCCCGGGCGGCTGGGTCCGGGTCCGCAGCCGCACCGGCGGCGGGCGGGCCGTCCTGGAGGTGGTGAACTCCGGCCGGGCCGTCCCGCCGTACGAGATCCCGGCGCTGTTCGAGCCGTTCCGCCGGCTCGGCTCCGACCGGGTCGTCACCGCCAAGGGCGCGGGGCTCGGGCTGTCGATCGTGCAGTCGATCGTCCGCGCGCACGGCGGGACCGTCACCGCCGACCCCGGACGGGACGGCGGGCTGCGCGTGACCGTCCGCCTGCCGTCGCCGTAG
- a CDS encoding papain-like cysteine protease family protein, whose translation MATRTRPARARWRIACGVAGLAAATVAASPGIASADNLKINQEVQEQNQWCWAASGLTIAKFHGKGNVSQNEFCNLARNRTAGTQCPNQPGQLEWDQTAFRKLGLSVGQVSNPLSYNAVKEEIDGKRPIETGIYWTAGGGHAQVIYGYTGQTLAYGDPWPASPRYSEMSHSSYTNNSQFRWGQALYKVGA comes from the coding sequence ATGGCAACGCGTACCCGACCCGCCCGGGCACGTTGGCGCATCGCGTGCGGAGTCGCGGGGCTGGCAGCAGCCACCGTCGCGGCGTCCCCCGGGATCGCCTCAGCGGACAACCTGAAGATCAATCAGGAGGTCCAGGAACAGAACCAGTGGTGCTGGGCCGCGAGCGGCCTGACGATCGCCAAGTTCCACGGTAAGGGCAACGTCAGCCAGAACGAGTTCTGCAACCTCGCGCGGAACCGCACCGCGGGCACCCAGTGCCCGAACCAGCCCGGTCAGCTCGAATGGGACCAGACGGCCTTCCGTAAGCTCGGCCTCTCCGTCGGTCAGGTGAGCAACCCGCTCTCCTACAACGCCGTGAAGGAAGAGATCGACGGCAAGCGCCCGATCGAGACCGGCATCTACTGGACGGCCGGCGGCGGACACGCCCAGGTCATCTACGGCTACACCGGCCAGACGCTGGCCTACGGCGACCCGTGGCCCGCGAGCCCCCGCTACTCGGAGATGTCGCACAGCAGCTACACCAACAACAGTCAGTTCCGCTGGGGACAGGCTCTCTACAAGGTGGGGGCGTGA